In Holophagales bacterium, one DNA window encodes the following:
- a CDS encoding MFS transporter yields the protein MAERSPFPRVFWVANLVEVLERFAYYGIYFSFGIYMTSLGYSRAQLGGVQTIFLLLSYCVPLFSGALADRYGFKRMLVVSYLAYLPSILLLILTRSFSGIALTMLSIGLAAGMFKPLVSGTVRAVTDSTNNTLGFGIFYAMVNTGASLGPVVMGNLRAISWDYAFYAAAVSIGCMLAITLLFYKEPERAPATGTLGEKLREIGTALADRKFVLFLVLLGVGFWIPFWGFFNLLALYVDSNLDTARLYQELRGLLGEGIAGFLSRDDHGTRRILGETISHTGFVIMVLQIAVSKASERFRPIPSFLFGLLVMAASFVVLGLAASVATPLVFLGIVLFAVGEMIASPRIQEYIGRIAPREKAGLYMGSNFLAVGIGSFSGVLYTPLYGRFADAGHPGHVWYVLCGHMLLSFVALWLFQRLAGGFAQQER from the coding sequence ATGGCCGAACGCAGTCCGTTTCCCCGAGTCTTCTGGGTCGCCAACCTCGTCGAGGTGCTGGAGCGCTTCGCCTACTACGGCATCTACTTCAGCTTCGGCATCTACATGACCTCGCTGGGCTACTCGCGCGCCCAGCTCGGCGGCGTGCAGACCATCTTCCTCCTGCTCTCCTATTGCGTGCCGCTCTTCTCCGGCGCGCTCGCCGACCGCTACGGCTTCAAGCGGATGCTCGTCGTCTCCTACCTTGCCTACCTGCCGTCGATCCTGCTGCTCATCCTGACCCGCTCCTTCTCCGGGATCGCTCTCACCATGCTGTCGATCGGCCTCGCCGCCGGGATGTTCAAGCCGCTGGTCTCGGGCACGGTGCGCGCGGTCACCGACTCGACCAACAACACGCTCGGCTTCGGCATCTTCTACGCGATGGTCAACACCGGCGCCTCGCTCGGCCCGGTGGTGATGGGCAACCTGCGCGCCATCTCCTGGGACTACGCCTTCTACGCCGCAGCGGTCTCGATCGGCTGCATGCTGGCGATCACCCTGCTCTTCTACAAGGAGCCCGAGCGCGCCCCGGCCACGGGCACACTTGGGGAGAAGCTGCGCGAGATCGGCACGGCGCTCGCGGACCGCAAGTTCGTGCTCTTCCTCGTCCTGCTCGGCGTCGGCTTCTGGATCCCCTTCTGGGGCTTCTTCAACCTGCTGGCGCTCTACGTCGACAGCAATCTCGACACCGCCCGCCTCTACCAGGAGCTGCGCGGCCTGCTCGGCGAAGGGATTGCCGGATTCCTGTCGCGCGACGACCATGGCACGCGACGCATCCTCGGCGAGACCATCTCGCACACCGGCTTCGTCATCATGGTGTTGCAGATCGCCGTCTCGAAGGCCAGCGAGCGCTTCCGGCCGATCCCTTCCTTCCTTTTCGGTCTACTGGTGATGGCCGCGAGCTTCGTCGTCCTCGGCCTCGCCGCCTCGGTCGCCACACCGCTCGTCTTCCTCGGCATCGTCCTCTTCGCGGTCGGCGAGATGATCGCCTCGCCACGCATCCAGGAGTACATCGGCCGCATCGCCCCGCGAGAGAAGGCGGGGCTCTACATGGGCTCGAACTTCCTCGCCGTCGGCATCGGCTCGTTCTCCGGCGTCCTCTACACGCCGCTCTACGGCCGCTTCGCCGACGCCGGCCACCCAGGGCACGTCTGGTACGTGCTCTGCGGGCACATGCTGCTCTCCTTCGTCGCGCTCTGGCTCTTCCAGCGCCTGGCGGGTGGCTTCGCGCAGCAGGAACGGTAG
- a CDS encoding DegV family EDD domain-containing protein produces MNAQAPVRPALLVVDPDEGRRHALAVGFAEQGYEAVPTVDAEQGRRFAAALGPAVVVAPAALAVQAEGGLLDELRSLGGEARTVLLFGETAADGDELPEDVLYLAIGGISTDELVRRVQLVLIGHEIGAAPDPELVDLVGDLSHLPTLELVRSLARLGVSCRIDLGHGATLLLDHGALVAAKVGSALGMKAFCRLARRQGGPFRVSLGPVDGDERAGLAAIDGDLTALVIEALEDRIPEAPAGRLRIRRTGAPRQADEVARAILSAVDLAHAEGVELTVAALLDRLPFRDGRIESALLALRESEVVDLVEPQARVRVVTDSTADLTQEAASAHGIVIVPLRVYFGEKVLRDGVDVTPGSFYRMLEREKSVHPRTSPPPPEEFLDAYKGLIANADIVSIHLSSKMSLTSAEASKALEGGVMALAALRRTSTPPRIEVVDSKSISLGLGLQAIFAARMAARGVPAQLIVERLASVRERIHILFVVDTLEYLARGGRIGHARALLGGLLGIKPILGVVGGEVTSIDKVRGGRKAHPRILELLRERIDPQRPVVGGVAHANAPMWADRLRGLLMKDLKMTEPLHGRDGPGRRHPHRPRHRRRGDLPAGRRRRAGAALAARRLRRRTASGRRVAAPLHGQHERVIRRAQEAPFAPDFDRPANLALRLRRAGRSRVVRQSQLEVALDRQASSDRLVDDLEERRRPERFDVLDRALAVLAHRAPVAPLADRLDGELGEPRRPGLSHPHDPSRSRPQHDPLLERDLRQRDRPAAHPPQPGVEQQERHRREGEADHRHDPPRAFAVVGVAGKVEPERTEADDPGRQREQERTTGFAGVRFAPHQPVEAGRTMRRDLDRGERRRQRGIRAHRAATSW; encoded by the coding sequence ATGAACGCTCAGGCTCCCGTCCGCCCGGCGCTGCTCGTCGTCGACCCTGACGAGGGCCGCCGCCACGCGCTGGCGGTCGGCTTCGCCGAGCAGGGCTACGAGGCCGTCCCCACGGTAGACGCCGAGCAGGGCCGGCGTTTCGCCGCGGCCCTCGGACCGGCGGTCGTTGTCGCGCCGGCCGCTCTCGCGGTGCAGGCCGAGGGTGGGCTTCTCGACGAGCTGCGAAGCCTCGGCGGCGAAGCGCGGACCGTGCTGCTCTTCGGCGAAACCGCCGCCGACGGCGACGAGCTGCCGGAGGACGTCCTCTACCTCGCCATCGGCGGGATCTCCACCGACGAGCTGGTGCGGCGCGTGCAACTGGTCCTCATCGGCCACGAGATCGGCGCGGCACCGGACCCGGAGCTCGTCGACCTCGTCGGTGACCTCTCGCATCTGCCGACGCTCGAGCTGGTGCGTTCGCTCGCCCGCCTCGGTGTCTCTTGCCGCATCGACCTCGGACACGGCGCGACATTGCTGCTCGATCACGGTGCCCTGGTCGCGGCGAAGGTCGGATCGGCGCTCGGCATGAAGGCGTTCTGTCGCCTCGCACGGCGCCAAGGGGGACCATTCCGCGTGAGCCTCGGACCGGTCGACGGCGACGAGCGTGCCGGCCTCGCGGCGATCGACGGCGACCTCACCGCACTGGTCATCGAAGCGCTCGAGGACCGCATCCCCGAGGCCCCGGCGGGCCGCCTGCGCATCCGCCGCACCGGCGCTCCGCGGCAGGCCGACGAGGTCGCGCGCGCCATTCTCTCGGCGGTCGACCTCGCGCACGCCGAAGGCGTCGAGCTCACCGTCGCCGCCCTGCTCGACCGTCTGCCCTTCCGCGACGGACGGATCGAGTCGGCGCTCCTTGCCCTGCGCGAGAGCGAGGTCGTCGATCTCGTCGAGCCGCAGGCACGCGTCCGCGTGGTCACCGATTCGACGGCCGACCTCACCCAGGAGGCGGCGAGCGCCCACGGCATCGTCATCGTCCCGCTGCGCGTCTACTTCGGAGAGAAGGTGCTGCGCGATGGCGTCGACGTGACGCCGGGTTCCTTCTACCGGATGCTCGAGCGCGAGAAGTCGGTGCACCCGCGCACCTCGCCGCCACCGCCCGAGGAGTTCCTCGACGCTTACAAGGGGCTGATCGCCAACGCCGACATCGTGTCGATCCATCTCTCGAGCAAGATGTCGCTCACCTCGGCGGAGGCGAGCAAGGCGCTCGAAGGGGGCGTGATGGCCCTCGCCGCCCTGCGCCGCACTTCGACTCCGCCGCGCATCGAGGTGGTGGACAGCAAGTCGATCTCCCTCGGGCTCGGGCTGCAGGCGATCTTCGCCGCCCGGATGGCGGCACGCGGAGTGCCGGCCCAGCTCATCGTCGAGCGATTGGCGTCGGTCCGTGAGCGAATCCACATCCTCTTCGTCGTCGACACGCTCGAGTACCTGGCGCGCGGAGGCCGGATCGGCCACGCCCGTGCGCTCCTCGGCGGACTGCTCGGCATCAAGCCGATCCTCGGTGTCGTCGGGGGCGAAGTCACCTCGATCGACAAGGTCCGTGGCGGGCGCAAGGCACATCCGAGGATCCTCGAGCTGCTGCGCGAGCGCATCGACCCGCAGCGCCCGGTCGTCGGCGGCGTGGCGCACGCCAACGCCCCGATGTGGGCCGACCGCTTGCGCGGGCTCCTGATGAAGGACCTCAAGATGACCGAGCCTCTTCATGGCCGAGATGGGCCCGGTCGTCGGCACCCACACCGGCCCCGGCACCGTCGGCGCGGCGATCTACCAGCCGGTCGACGACGAAGAGCTGGCGCTGCTCTCGCCGCTCGAAGGCTGAGGCGCCGGACCGCGTCAGGCCGGCGTGTCGCTGCGCCCCTGCACGGTCAGCACGAACGGGTGATACGTCGCGCGCAGGAAGCCCCCTTCGCCCCAGACTTCGATCGCCCAGCGAACCTCGCCCTCCGGCTGCGCCGGGCCGGTCGGTCGCGCGTCGTGCGGCAGTCGCAGCTCGAGGTCGCGCTCGACCGCCAAGCCTCGAGCGATCGGCTGGTCGACGATCTCGAAGAGCGTCGTCGACCAGAGCGGTTCGATGTCCTCGACCGAGCTCTCGCCGTCCTTGCCCACCGGGCGCCGGTAGCGCCGCTCGCAGACCGCCTTGACGGTGAGCTTGGCGAACCGCGCCGGCCCGGGCTGTCGCACCCGCACGACCCCTCGCGCTCCCGGCCGCAGCACGATCCCCTTCTCGAGCGAGACCTCCGGCAGCGGGATCGACCGGCCGCGCATCCCCCGCAGCCCGGCGTAGAGCAGCAGGAGCGCCACCGCCGCGAAGGCGAAGCCGACCACCGGCACGATCCACCCCGGGCCTTCGCCGTCGTCGGCGTGGCCGGAAAAGTAGAGCCAGAGCGCACCGAAGCCGACGATCCCGGTCGGCAGCGCGAGCAGGAGCGCACAACCGGGTTTGCCGGCGTCCGCTTCGCGCCGCACCAGCCGGTTGAAGCCGGCCGGACGATGCGGCGCGATCTCGATCGGGGGGAGCGACGGCGACAGCGGGGGATCCGGGCTCATCGTGCTGCGACCTCCTGGTGA
- a CDS encoding CPBP family intramembrane metalloprotease: MDSLLRTTLLKLAVPAAAIAIALVVSRLRGISWRENLGFRIPSARATLGWLAIWAGWIAAGELLIRALDLDQAKAWPEYPPLVVGLRILAIGLVGPVAEELVMRGLVLDRLRRTALGAAGAIGVVAVFWALLHWSYGPGTLALIAADGILLGIARHRTGSLWVPIGMHVLGNLFSIGQSLGLW, from the coding sequence GTGGACTCGCTCCTCCGCACCACCTTGCTCAAGCTCGCCGTGCCCGCCGCGGCGATCGCGATCGCGCTCGTGGTTTCACGCCTGCGAGGGATCTCCTGGCGTGAGAATCTGGGGTTCCGGATCCCGTCGGCCAGGGCGACTCTCGGCTGGCTGGCGATCTGGGCCGGCTGGATCGCCGCCGGCGAGCTGCTCATCCGCGCCCTCGACCTCGATCAGGCGAAGGCCTGGCCGGAATATCCGCCGCTCGTCGTCGGGCTGCGGATCCTCGCGATCGGCCTGGTCGGCCCGGTGGCCGAGGAGCTCGTCATGCGCGGCCTGGTGCTCGACCGCCTGCGGCGTACCGCTCTCGGAGCGGCCGGGGCGATCGGCGTGGTCGCCGTCTTCTGGGCACTGCTGCACTGGAGCTACGGACCCGGGACGCTGGCGCTGATCGCGGCCGACGGGATCCTCCTCGGCATCGCGCGCCATCGCACCGGCTCGCTCTGGGTGCCGATCGGCATGCATGTGCTCGGCAACCTGTTCTCGATCGGCCAGTCCCTTGGCCTCTGGTGA
- a CDS encoding PIG-L family deacetylase has product MRYPTISTFGLLTAALRPVAPRRPAWCRSTLTPATLAAFLVVAATAPATSATLVVLAPHPDDGEASCGGLIANATAAGHEVVVLTMTGGELGVPGMGPQEARALRTREAREAAALLGARAEMFGAVDGSLAVDAPTLERLADTLVRLHPALVLAPWPLDVHADHQATGLLAWRVFQDRRLAFELYFYETTNSPHTKSFSFTPTDFVDISEVSKKKVEAASRHRSQNAAEWMEMYVTLARVRGWDADVSSAEAYAKARSSSGLGGRTEPASRLLPALREPSAPR; this is encoded by the coding sequence ATGAGGTACCCAACTATCTCGACGTTCGGTCTGCTCACCGCTGCGCTTCGACCGGTCGCTCCGCGGCGCCCGGCATGGTGTCGCTCGACCCTCACGCCAGCGACGCTCGCCGCTTTCCTCGTCGTCGCGGCGACCGCGCCCGCGACCTCCGCCACCCTCGTCGTCCTGGCTCCCCACCCCGACGATGGCGAGGCTTCGTGCGGCGGGTTGATCGCCAATGCGACCGCGGCGGGACACGAGGTCGTGGTGCTGACGATGACCGGAGGAGAGCTCGGCGTACCCGGAATGGGGCCGCAGGAGGCTCGGGCTCTCCGTACGCGCGAGGCGCGCGAGGCCGCGGCCCTGCTCGGCGCTCGGGCCGAGATGTTCGGTGCCGTCGACGGATCGCTCGCCGTCGATGCCCCGACTCTCGAGCGGCTCGCCGATACCCTCGTGCGCCTTCACCCGGCCCTGGTGCTCGCGCCGTGGCCCCTCGACGTCCATGCCGATCACCAGGCCACGGGACTGCTTGCGTGGCGCGTCTTCCAGGATCGGCGCCTCGCCTTCGAGCTCTACTTCTACGAGACGACCAACTCGCCGCACACGAAGAGCTTCTCCTTCACACCCACCGACTTCGTCGACATCTCCGAAGTGTCGAAGAAGAAGGTCGAGGCGGCATCGCGGCACCGTTCGCAGAATGCTGCCGAGTGGATGGAGATGTACGTCACCCTGGCGCGGGTACGCGGCTGGGATGCCGACGTCTCTTCTGCCGAGGCCTACGCGAAGGCACGGAGCTCCTCCGGCCTCGGCGGACGCACCGAGCCTGCCTCTCGCCTGCTTCCGGCCCTGCGCGAACCGTCTGCGCCAAGGTAA
- a CDS encoding PspC domain-containing protein gives MSTTPRPLRRSRNHRMIAGVIGGLAAFFGLDPTTLRVVYVIGSILSAAFPGILVYLLLWLVMPLDEPVAG, from the coding sequence ATGAGCACCACCCCTCGCCCCCTGCGCCGTTCCCGCAACCACCGCATGATCGCCGGAGTCATCGGCGGTCTCGCCGCCTTCTTCGGACTCGATCCGACCACGCTCCGCGTCGTCTACGTGATCGGCTCGATCCTCTCCGCCGCCTTTCCCGGGATCCTCGTCTACCTGCTCCTCTGGCTCGTCATGCCGCTCGACGAGCCCGTCGCCGGATGA
- a CDS encoding MFS transporter — protein MADIRLFRDFPKTFWVANVMELFERGAYYGLNSVLAIYLTRSVAEGGLGFGEQAVGFLQSIVYAATYVLPILGGALADRYGYRRMLLVAFSLLATGYFAAGYCSSYALVFLSLLVMATGSGLFKPIISGTIARTTDERTSAFGFGVYYWMINVGAFAAPLVVSLLKGFSWQYVFTASAAYTGLMLLPTLFVFRDPPRPQSTKSLRDTLMGAAEVLGDARFMLMIVVYSGFWVLYFQNFGSVLWYLRDFVDTAPVDAAVNSLLAALGLTWKFRFDAEHVTVINAGIIILLQVLVSRLVKERPALATMVTGMALGAVGFLCLAASRNAWMLILGVAVFSLGEMTAHPKYYSFVGLVAPPERKAVYMGYAFLYGVFGSLLGSSLGGALYEWMLKPWVGVSGGEGRTSLFWFLFAVLDLLAMAGLILYSRRFGADTTATRAAAQKAMVFVYGLIGALGAFFLYQGLAAEPVQWRKVVQATIFLLLGAGGLTMNHRGRSRADRPAA, from the coding sequence ATGGCCGACATTCGCCTGTTCCGCGACTTCCCCAAGACCTTCTGGGTCGCCAACGTCATGGAGCTGTTCGAGCGGGGCGCCTACTACGGCCTCAACTCGGTGCTGGCGATCTACTTGACGAGGTCGGTCGCCGAGGGTGGCCTCGGCTTCGGCGAACAGGCGGTCGGTTTCCTGCAGAGCATCGTCTACGCGGCGACCTACGTGCTGCCGATCCTCGGTGGAGCGCTCGCCGACCGCTATGGTTACCGGCGGATGCTGCTCGTCGCCTTCTCGCTGCTCGCCACCGGCTACTTCGCCGCCGGTTACTGCTCGAGCTACGCGCTGGTCTTTCTTTCGCTGCTGGTGATGGCGACCGGCTCGGGCCTGTTCAAGCCGATCATCAGCGGCACCATCGCGCGCACCACCGACGAGCGCACCTCGGCGTTCGGCTTCGGCGTCTACTACTGGATGATCAACGTCGGCGCCTTCGCCGCGCCGCTCGTCGTCAGCCTGCTCAAGGGATTCTCCTGGCAGTACGTCTTCACCGCCTCGGCGGCCTACACCGGGCTCATGCTGCTGCCGACGCTCTTCGTCTTCCGCGACCCGCCGCGGCCGCAGAGCACCAAGTCGCTGCGCGACACCCTGATGGGCGCCGCCGAGGTGCTCGGCGACGCGCGCTTCATGTTGATGATCGTCGTCTACTCCGGCTTCTGGGTGCTCTACTTCCAGAACTTCGGCTCGGTGCTCTGGTACCTGCGCGACTTCGTCGACACGGCGCCGGTCGACGCGGCGGTCAACTCGCTGCTCGCCGCCCTCGGCCTGACCTGGAAGTTCCGCTTCGACGCCGAGCACGTGACGGTGATCAACGCCGGCATCATCATCCTGTTGCAGGTGCTGGTCAGTCGCCTCGTCAAGGAGCGGCCGGCACTCGCCACCATGGTCACCGGCATGGCGCTCGGTGCGGTCGGGTTCCTCTGCCTCGCCGCTTCGCGCAACGCCTGGATGCTGATCCTCGGCGTCGCCGTCTTCTCGCTCGGCGAGATGACCGCCCACCCGAAGTACTACAGCTTCGTCGGCCTGGTCGCTCCGCCCGAACGCAAGGCGGTGTACATGGGCTACGCCTTCCTCTACGGGGTCTTCGGCTCGCTGCTCGGCTCGAGCCTCGGCGGGGCGCTCTACGAGTGGATGCTCAAGCCGTGGGTCGGGGTGAGCGGCGGGGAGGGCCGCACCAGCCTCTTCTGGTTCCTCTTCGCGGTACTCGACCTGCTGGCCATGGCCGGCTTGATCCTCTACTCCCGCCGCTTCGGCGCCGACACCACCGCGACCCGCGCGGCGGCCCAGAAGGCGATGGTCTTCGTCTACGGACTGATCGGAGCGCTCGGCGCCTTCTTCCTCTACCAGGGTCTCGCCGCCGAGCCGGTCCAGTGGCGCAAGGTCGTCCAGGCCACGATCTTCCTGCTGCTGGGAGCCGGCGGCCTGACGATGAACCACCGGGGTCGTTCGCGCGCCGACCGACCGGCGGCATGA
- a CDS encoding sigma-54-dependent Fis family transcriptional regulator, translating into MTAARAHDAPPILLVEADPSAARSFARAFSDQGIFLRLADDAVGVLATLAREPFALVVQDLGRLTAGHSANGRIELFRAIRRIRPQLPILLLASWSANDLAAQLLGEGAVDYLSMPCNEDRLASTALRLLLALDRSPLAAARADLAARVDLCGAAYGTPSFHQLVLSAVRAAPFHTPVLITGARGSGRSHLARIVQANSPRRGLPFLRIEGATLTVDQIAGWRRSERPVRGAPAVDRADPPRGGGTVLVENVHELTPAAQAALLDFLRGGDAARGERGIDPDVDVRLIATASENLQLAVRSATFSRALHRQLAEIELVVPPLSERPADTVALARSFLADLPARHGAAWSLDEGAERALAHARWPDGSRGLKQAVMRAGEISESPNLTAAAFGLMAPAKLTHDGENRLAPLRAPLRAEPAATHENRLAPYEEGEERRRLEEALARHGGIVSRAAESLGLSRQSFYRRLQRHGLSAPSTSSPNP; encoded by the coding sequence ATGACCGCCGCCCGCGCCCACGATGCACCACCGATCCTGCTGGTCGAGGCCGACCCTTCGGCTGCCCGGAGCTTCGCCCGAGCCTTCTCGGACCAGGGCATCTTCCTCCGCCTCGCGGACGACGCCGTCGGGGTCCTTGCGACGCTTGCTCGCGAACCGTTCGCCCTGGTCGTTCAGGATCTCGGCCGGCTGACGGCCGGTCACTCGGCCAACGGGCGAATCGAGCTGTTTCGCGCCATTCGCCGGATTCGCCCTCAATTGCCGATCCTCCTGCTCGCCTCCTGGAGTGCCAACGACCTCGCGGCTCAACTGCTCGGCGAGGGCGCCGTCGACTACCTGTCGATGCCCTGCAACGAAGATCGTCTCGCGTCGACCGCTCTCCGGCTCCTCCTTGCGCTCGACCGCAGCCCCCTGGCTGCCGCCCGCGCGGACCTCGCCGCCCGTGTCGACCTCTGCGGCGCCGCCTACGGAACCCCGAGCTTTCACCAACTCGTGCTGTCCGCCGTGCGAGCCGCCCCATTCCATACCCCGGTGCTGATCACCGGGGCGCGCGGCAGCGGGCGCAGCCACCTCGCCCGGATCGTCCAGGCAAACTCGCCGCGGCGTGGACTGCCCTTTCTGCGCATCGAGGGCGCCACCCTCACGGTCGATCAGATCGCTGGCTGGCGTCGCAGCGAGCGCCCCGTTCGAGGAGCGCCAGCGGTCGATCGCGCCGATCCCCCCCGGGGCGGCGGCACGGTGCTCGTCGAAAATGTCCACGAGCTCACACCGGCTGCCCAGGCGGCGCTTCTGGACTTCCTGCGGGGGGGCGATGCGGCCCGTGGAGAACGCGGAATCGACCCGGACGTCGATGTGCGCCTGATCGCGACCGCCTCCGAGAACCTGCAACTAGCGGTGCGCAGCGCGACCTTCTCGCGGGCGCTCCACCGGCAGCTGGCCGAAATCGAGCTCGTGGTCCCGCCGCTCAGCGAACGTCCTGCCGACACCGTGGCGCTGGCGCGCAGCTTCCTCGCCGATCTGCCGGCCCGACATGGCGCGGCGTGGAGCCTCGACGAGGGGGCGGAGCGGGCCTTGGCACACGCCCGCTGGCCGGACGGTAGCCGCGGACTGAAGCAGGCTGTGATGCGGGCGGGGGAGATCTCAGAGTCCCCCAACCTGACCGCCGCAGCGTTCGGCTTGATGGCACCGGCAAAGCTCACCCACGACGGCGAGAATCGCCTGGCACCTCTCCGGGCACCTCTCCGAGCGGAGCCAGCGGCCACACACGAGAATCGCCTGGCACCTTACGAGGAGGGGGAGGAGCGTCGGCGACTCGAAGAGGCCCTCGCTCGCCACGGCGGCATCGTCTCCCGTGCAGCCGAGTCCCTCGGTCTCAGCCGCCAGTCCTTCTACCGCCGACTCCAGCGGCACGGGCTGTCGGCCCCCTCCACTTCGTCGCCCAACCCCTGA
- a CDS encoding 9-O-acetylesterase, with protein MRPHLPSLLAAGAWLAVASVSTPTAALGPPATQIALPALFGDHMVLQRDRPVLVWGTAAPGGVLRVELAGRERQAHADASGHWQVELPALPAGGPYQLEVHGGETLVFRDVLVGEVWLASGQSNMEMPIDGWAKVTNAEAEAAAADHPRLRLLRVEHAVAHAPRANLTTAGWQVCTPQSVRAFSAAAYFFGRELERRLGVPVGLVQSTWGGTPIEAWTSRGSLARVDDFRDRLAQLAAQEASGDPAAQRETFRRDFAAWIAALPQHDRGGAAAPPWSARELETREWKSMALPHAWENAGLPDLDGVVWFRRSVEVPAAWAGQSLTLRLGPIDDADVTWFDGVVVGSEGKHDLPRVYRIPVELVTPGRHTIAIRVLDWIGGGGLWGEPAALQLALDEQHSIPLAGDWAYRIGLDVRELPPRPLDPDDPGRPTVLFNGMIAPLVPFAIRGAIWYQGEANAARAEQYRRLFPLLIEDWRRLWGQRHFPFLFVQLANWRAVEPQPGESDWAELREAQAMALALPDTAMATAIDLGEVDDIHPRNKQEVGRRLALAAFRTAYRLPVVASGPTLSATAIDGDAVRLHFAHAEGGLAARGGGELRGFALAGEDRVFHWAEARIDGASVVVRSARVPRPVAVRYAWATNPDANLGNGAGLPAPPFRTDRWPGITAGMK; from the coding sequence ATGCGACCGCACCTCCCCTCCCTCCTGGCAGCCGGCGCCTGGCTGGCCGTGGCGAGCGTGTCCACTCCCACCGCCGCCCTGGGCCCTCCGGCGACGCAGATCGCCCTCCCCGCCCTCTTCGGCGACCACATGGTCCTGCAGCGCGACCGCCCGGTGCTCGTCTGGGGCACGGCCGCTCCGGGTGGCGTGCTGCGCGTCGAGCTCGCCGGCCGGGAGCGGCAGGCCCACGCCGACGCCTCCGGCCATTGGCAGGTCGAGTTGCCGGCGCTGCCGGCCGGCGGGCCCTACCAGCTCGAAGTGCACGGCGGCGAGACGCTCGTCTTTCGCGACGTCCTGGTCGGCGAGGTGTGGCTCGCCTCGGGGCAGTCGAACATGGAGATGCCGATCGACGGCTGGGCGAAGGTGACCAACGCCGAAGCGGAGGCCGCCGCCGCCGACCATCCACGTCTCCGCCTGCTGCGCGTCGAGCATGCGGTCGCGCACGCACCGCGTGCCAACCTCACGACGGCGGGCTGGCAGGTCTGCACTCCGCAGAGCGTGCGCGCCTTCTCCGCCGCGGCCTACTTCTTCGGCCGCGAGCTCGAACGGCGGCTCGGCGTGCCGGTCGGCCTCGTCCAGTCGACCTGGGGCGGCACGCCGATCGAGGCCTGGACCTCGCGCGGGTCCCTCGCTCGCGTCGACGACTTCCGCGATCGCCTCGCGCAGCTCGCGGCACAAGAGGCGTCCGGCGACCCGGCGGCGCAGCGCGAGACCTTCCGCCGCGACTTCGCCGCCTGGATCGCCGCGCTGCCGCAGCACGACCGCGGCGGAGCCGCCGCGCCGCCGTGGTCAGCGCGCGAGCTCGAGACGCGCGAGTGGAAGTCGATGGCGCTGCCCCACGCCTGGGAGAACGCGGGCCTCCCGGACCTCGACGGCGTCGTCTGGTTTCGCCGGAGCGTCGAGGTGCCAGCCGCCTGGGCGGGCCAGTCCTTGACGCTGCGCCTCGGCCCGATCGACGACGCCGACGTGACCTGGTTCGACGGCGTGGTGGTGGGCAGCGAGGGCAAGCACGACCTGCCGCGGGTCTACCGCATTCCGGTCGAGCTGGTCACTCCCGGGCGCCACACGATCGCCATCCGCGTGCTCGACTGGATCGGTGGCGGTGGGCTCTGGGGCGAGCCGGCAGCGTTGCAGCTGGCGCTCGACGAGCAGCATTCGATCCCGCTCGCCGGCGACTGGGCGTACCGCATCGGCCTCGACGTGCGCGAGCTCCCGCCGCGCCCGCTCGACCCCGACGATCCCGGCCGCCCGACGGTCCTCTTCAACGGGATGATCGCGCCGCTCGTGCCGTTCGCCATTCGCGGCGCCATCTGGTACCAGGGCGAGGCCAACGCCGCGCGCGCCGAGCAATACCGCAGACTCTTCCCGCTGCTGATCGAGGACTGGCGGCGACTCTGGGGGCAGCGTCACTTCCCCTTCCTCTTCGTCCAACTCGCCAACTGGCGCGCGGTCGAGCCGCAGCCGGGCGAAAGCGACTGGGCCGAACTGCGCGAAGCGCAGGCGATGGCGCTCGCCCTGCCCGACACGGCGATGGCGACGGCGATCGACCTCGGCGAGGTCGACGACATCCACCCGCGCAACAAGCAGGAGGTGGGACGGCGCCTGGCGCTCGCGGCCTTCCGCACCGCCTACCGGCTGCCGGTGGTGGCGAGCGGACCGACCCTGAGCGCCACGGCGATCGATGGCGATGCGGTCCGCCTGCACTTCGCGCACGCCGAGGGCGGCCTCGCCGCGCGCGGCGGCGGCGAGCTGCGCGGCTTCGCCCTCGCCGGCGAGGATCGCGTCTTCCACTGGGCCGAGGCGCGCATCGACGGTGCCTCGGTGGTCGTGCGCAGCGCCCGGGTGCCACGCCCCGTGGCGGTGCGCTACGCCTGGGCGACCAACCCGGACGCCAACCTCGGCAACGGCGCCGGCCTCCCTGCTCCGCCGTTTCGCACCGACCGCTGGCCGGGGATCACCGCCGGAATGAAGTGA